In the genome of Fusobacterium necrogenes, one region contains:
- a CDS encoding rhamnulokinase, whose amino-acid sequence MKYSLAFDLGATSIRGILGYVEDGKLKTEEVLRFSHERIKENGRSRWDWNKIIKNIENTILKYGDSISSIGVDTWGVDFGILGKDGELLENPVSYRDGYNIVGFEKAQENFSLKDIFMKTGNQIMSINTLFQILALKEENRNYKDIKTLLMMPDLINYFLTGESYAEMTIASTTQLFELENKKYSNDILENYEIDKSIFPEVIEPGKVVGSTKNSKLESLRKFDIPVISTASHDTASAVLLTKAYTDSETLFLSCGTWSLIGCLSEKPIITEEAFKDSLTNETGYNCSNMFFKNITGLYILEKLKEQLEKKLGTEISFEEITNYVNSCNVKEIVDVENEVFQQDEFNVIEEIDKLIPTPLDNDFDYFKVVYLSLVEKYKKTIEQISKVMNKNFRNLHIIGGGAKSKLLCQMIADATKLDIVAGPFEATAYGNILIQKIALNEIKSLKEGFNIIEKSSEVYKYQAN is encoded by the coding sequence ATGAAATATTCTTTAGCATTTGATTTAGGTGCTACTTCTATAAGAGGAATTCTTGGATATGTAGAAGATGGAAAATTAAAAACAGAAGAAGTGTTAAGATTTTCACATGAAAGAATAAAAGAAAATGGACGTAGCCGTTGGGATTGGAATAAAATAATTAAAAATATAGAAAATACAATATTAAAATATGGAGATTCCATTTCAAGTATCGGAGTAGATACTTGGGGGGTGGATTTCGGAATATTAGGTAAAGATGGAGAGTTATTAGAAAATCCTGTATCATATAGAGATGGATACAATATTGTAGGGTTTGAAAAAGCTCAAGAGAATTTTTCATTAAAAGATATATTTATGAAAACTGGAAATCAAATAATGTCTATCAACACTCTTTTTCAAATCCTAGCATTGAAAGAGGAGAATAGAAACTATAAAGATATTAAAACTCTATTAATGATGCCAGATTTAATAAATTATTTTTTAACAGGAGAAAGTTATGCAGAGATGACAATAGCATCTACAACTCAACTTTTTGAACTAGAAAATAAAAAGTATAGTAATGATATCTTAGAAAATTACGAAATAGATAAGAGTATCTTTCCAGAGGTCATAGAACCTGGTAAAGTTGTAGGAAGTACTAAAAATTCTAAATTAGAGTCTCTTAGAAAATTTGATATACCAGTTATATCAACAGCTTCTCATGATACAGCTAGTGCAGTGCTTTTAACAAAAGCCTATACAGATAGTGAGACACTATTCCTATCTTGTGGAACTTGGTCTTTAATAGGTTGTCTTTCAGAAAAGCCAATTATAACAGAAGAAGCTTTCAAAGATTCACTAACAAATGAAACAGGTTATAATTGTTCAAATATGTTCTTTAAAAATATTACAGGATTATATATTCTTGAAAAATTAAAAGAACAGTTAGAAAAGAAATTAGGAACAGAGATAAGTTTTGAAGAGATTACAAATTATGTAAATAGTTGTAATGTGAAAGAGATAGTAGATGTAGAAAATGAGGTTTTTCAACAAGATGAATTTAATGTAATAGAGGAGATAGATAAGCTTATACCAACTCCTTTAGATAATGATTTTGACTACTTCAAAGTAGTATATTTAAGTTTAGTTGAAAAGTATAAAAAAACTATTGAGCAAATATCTAAGGTAATGAATAAAAATTTTAGAAATTTACATATTATAGGTGGAGGAGCAAAGTCAAAACTTCTTTGTCAAATGATAGCTGATGCTACAAAACTTGATATAGTAGCTGGACCTTTTGAAGCTACTGCTTATGGAAATATATTAATACAAAAAATTGCTTTGAATGAAATTAAATCTTTAAAAGAGGGGTTTAATATTATAGAAAAATCATCAGAAGTATATAAATATCAAGCAAATTAA
- a CDS encoding L-fucose isomerase yields the protein MNYPKIGIRPTIDGRRGEIKVRESLEEQTMNMAKAAAKLFEENLRYSDGTPVQVVIADTTIGRVNEAAACAEKFRRENVDITLTVTPCWCYGSETMDMDKMTIKGVWGFNGTERPGAVYLAAVLAGHAQKGLPAFGIYGHEVQDADDTSIPKDVEEKLLRFGRAALAAAQMRGKSYLQIGSICMGIAGSIIDPNFIEEYLGMRVESVDEVEIIRRMTEEIYDKEEFKKAMEWTKKYCKEGFDKNPEGMQNPREIKDEQWEFVVKMMIIIKDLMKGNPNLPAGCEEERSGHNAIAAGFQGQRQWTDFYPNGDFAEALLNSSFDWNGTREPMVLATENDVLNGIGMLFEKLLTNKAPLFSDVRTYWSKDAVKRVTGYELEGVAKEADGFLHLINSGASALDYSAQAVDENGNRCIKPFYDMTEKDVKSCLEATTWNPADLGYFRGGGYSSRFLTDAEMPMTMIRLNLVKGLGPMLQIAEGYSIKLPQEVTEKLWKRTDYTWPCTWFAPICNGEKGMFKTAYDVMNNWGANHGAIVHGHIGADLITLASILRIPVAAHNVPEEKIFRPAAWNAFGMDKEGQDYRACQNYGPLFK from the coding sequence ATGAATTATCCAAAAATAGGAATTAGACCAACAATAGATGGAAGAAGAGGAGAGATAAAAGTTAGAGAGTCTCTTGAAGAGCAAACAATGAATATGGCAAAGGCTGCTGCAAAATTATTTGAAGAGAATTTAAGATATTCAGATGGAACACCAGTTCAAGTAGTAATAGCTGATACAACAATAGGACGTGTAAATGAAGCTGCAGCTTGTGCAGAAAAATTTAGAAGAGAAAATGTGGATATCACTTTAACAGTAACTCCATGTTGGTGCTATGGTTCAGAAACTATGGATATGGATAAGATGACAATAAAAGGAGTATGGGGATTCAATGGTACTGAGAGACCAGGAGCTGTATATCTTGCAGCAGTATTAGCAGGACATGCACAAAAAGGATTACCAGCTTTTGGAATCTATGGACATGAAGTACAAGATGCTGATGATACAAGTATACCTAAAGATGTAGAAGAAAAACTTTTAAGATTTGGTAGAGCTGCTTTAGCTGCTGCACAAATGAGAGGAAAAAGTTATTTACAAATAGGTTCTATCTGTATGGGAATAGCAGGTTCTATAATTGATCCTAACTTTATAGAAGAGTATTTAGGAATGAGAGTAGAATCAGTTGATGAGGTAGAGATTATCAGAAGAATGACAGAAGAGATTTATGATAAAGAAGAGTTCAAAAAAGCTATGGAATGGACTAAGAAATATTGTAAAGAAGGTTTTGATAAGAACCCAGAAGGAATGCAAAATCCTCGTGAAATAAAAGATGAGCAATGGGAATTTGTAGTTAAGATGATGATAATAATTAAAGATTTGATGAAAGGAAATCCTAATTTACCAGCAGGATGTGAAGAGGAAAGATCTGGACATAATGCAATAGCTGCAGGATTCCAAGGACAAAGACAATGGACAGACTTCTACCCTAATGGAGATTTTGCTGAAGCATTATTAAACTCTAGCTTTGACTGGAATGGAACTCGTGAACCTATGGTATTAGCTACTGAAAATGACGTGCTAAATGGAATAGGAATGTTATTTGAAAAACTTTTAACTAATAAAGCACCTCTTTTCTCAGATGTTAGAACTTATTGGAGTAAAGATGCTGTAAAACGTGTTACTGGATATGAGTTAGAGGGAGTAGCAAAAGAAGCAGATGGATTCTTACATTTAATTAACTCTGGAGCATCGGCGTTAGATTATTCAGCTCAAGCAGTAGATGAAAATGGAAATAGATGTATAAAACCTTTCTATGATATGACTGAGAAAGATGTAAAGAGTTGTTTAGAAGCAACTACATGGAATCCAGCAGACTTAGGATATTTTAGAGGTGGAGGATACTCTTCAAGATTCTTAACTGATGCAGAGATGCCAATGACTATGATTAGATTAAATCTTGTAAAAGGATTAGGACCAATGTTACAAATAGCAGAGGGATACAGTATAAAATTACCTCAAGAAGTAACTGAAAAATTATGGAAAAGAACAGACTATACTTGGCCATGTACATGGTTTGCACCTATCTGTAATGGAGAAAAAGGAATGTTTAAAACTGCTTATGATGTAATGAATAACTGGGGAGCTAATCACGGAGCAATAGTTCATGGACATATAGGAGCTGATTTAATAACTCTAGCTTCTATCTTAAGAATACCAGTAGCAGCTCACAATGTACCAGAGGAAAAAATATTTAGACCAGCAGCTTGGAATGCATTTGGAATGGACAAAGAAGGACAAGATTATAGAGCATGTCAAAACTATGGACCATTATTTAAATAA